A stretch of DNA from Deinococcus humi:
TGAACAAATGGGCGTTGATGGCCCTGCACACGAACTTCCTGATGGGGCTTCTGTTTGCTGGAAGCGCTCAGTTCTGGAAACCGGAGCGGTGGTACCGCCGTCAGGCGCGGGTGGCGTCCGCCCGAATGATCGACTGGTTTGAACGAAGCAACGCCAGGCCGAAAGGCACGCTGGAGCCCAAACGGGTGGGAACGTGACCACATACCTTCAAGGGGGAAGTGAATGATTGTCAGTCTGCCGATGTTCCTGCTGAGGGTCCTCATGTACTACGCGGCGGGCCTGGTGGCCGTGTTCGGGCTCATCACTGGGAATGTACTGTGGTCTGTGGTGGCCGCGGGATTGGGTCTGTTTGGCACCTGGTTTTTTGCCGGGAAAGACGCGCGTTTCCGGGCCATGTACAACGCCCACTGGGCGACACCGCAGGAGATCAAAGACGCCACAGTGGATTTCCGCAAGCTGAGTGGGTCAGAGGTCATGCTGGGCTTTGCCTACAACAAGCCGCTGGCCCTGCGGCAAGGGTTGGCTGGCCGCAAAGAGGTGGGGCACGTGCTGGTGGTGGGGCCGAGCCGCACAGGGAAGGGCCTGCACGCCAGCGCCAACTTGCTCAACTGGCGGGGCAGTGTTGTGACCATCGACATCAAAGGGGAGTTCTACAACGCCACAGCCGGTTTCCGGGCGCAGGAGTTTGGGCAGGAAGTATACGTTCTCAACCCGTCCACCGGGGCCAAGAGCAATCAGTTTGATCCTTTCGCCGAGCGTGACACGCCTGAGCAGTTGCAGGCGACTGCTGAAGCAATCCTGAATCCTGATGCTGATGGCAGCAACAGCGCCTTTGCCCGGCGCGCGAGCTTCGCGCTGGTGGCGATGATGATGGTGGCGAAGGAGAAGAACGACGCGGTCCTGCCTTTTGTGCGGGAATGCCTGCGGATGGGGGCGGAGAAGTCGCTCTGCATGTTGGAGGAGATGACGACGAATCCCTACGTGCATGAAAACCTAGTGTTCTTCCTGAGCTGCTTGCCGAGTGAGTACACCTGGGATGGATTCAGCAACGACAAGTTTGCGAACAACAGTTGGGTAAACCTCATCTCGAAGATGAAGTACCTGCTCTCCCAGGGCATCATTGAGATGACCAGTGGCAGTGACTTCAAAGCCACGGACCTGTTGCGTAAGCCAACCTCGCTGTACATGGTGTTCCGCGAGAGTGATCTGAAGTACACGGTGCACAGCTTCAGTGCGGTGATTCTGGCAATCATTGAAGCGATCATCAAAGAGTACGACGCCCACCCTAACGATGAGTTTGAGCCCATCATGTTTATCCTCGACGAGGCAGGCCGGATCACGGTGCCGATGCTGGACGAGCTGATCTCTACGGTGGCCGGACGCGGCATGATCGCCCTTGTGTATGTGCAGGCCCTCGCGCAGCTGACCAAGCGCTACACCGAGGAAGGTGCAGATACCATCAAGGCCAACACCCACACGAAGATCTACTTCACGCCGAAGGACGAGGAGACTGCGAAGTACCTCAGCAGCAACGGTGGAAAGTACATGATCGAGGACCAGCGGACCAGCAAAGGGGATGAGAGTGGCAGCGATACGGTGGGCTTCACACCCCGCGAGCTGATCACCGCAGATGAAGCCCTGAAGATGGAAGTGGGCCGGTGCATCATCGCCAGCAACGAGTTTGAGTACATCGCTGGGTACCGCATGGAGCCGTTTGTCATGCCGAACTTCAACAAGGCGCGGCGCATCCCACCGCCTCCAGTGAAGGACAAGGCAGCGGCGCAGCGCATGGCGGCTCCAGTGAAACCGAAAGCCGAAGCGCCTGCACCAGTTGGTCCCGCAAACTTTGACGCGGTGGCTCAGTTGGGGGCGACGTTGGGGCTGACGCTGGATGATGCGCCGGACCTTCTAGCAGATGACGATAGCGCCGACTTTGCCTGTCCGCGTCCCGTGCCTCCGGGGGCCGCTCAACCAACGGGGGTCAATCAGCAGTTCCTTGAACCAGAGGACTAAGGCCGGCAGCCTGCTCGCTTGTTGTGGACCGCGCGGAAGTCTAAACACCCGTTCCTCACGTAACCCGCCCAGGCATGAAGTTAAATTATGAGCATGAACTTTTCCCAGCATGCTCGCATCTTTTCCGCCCTCTTGATCCTGGCTGTCAGCGTCACGTCTGTGCAGGCTCAGACCGTAAAGGTTCCCTACTACCAGACGATTTCGATTGACGCCGTGCTCAAGACGAAACCCGCAGTGATCTACGTATCGCCCAAGTACCAGGTGACCATCAAGATCAACGGCCGGGAAATCACGGGGGTCAGCCTGGAGCTGAGCAAGCAGAAGCTGTTCAGTGTCACCCTTGCCGAGAACCGCCGGATGATCTTCCTAGACGCGATGAGCGCCAAGGGCGGGGCCGACCTGAACTTGATCCTGGACGACGAGGAGGTGTTGCCCGTTCACCTGATCGTGAAAGACCAGCCGTCCGGGACCCGCATCTACACCTTCGAGGGAGGACAGCCCAGTGGTGGGGAAGAGGAAGTTGAAGCTGCGCCTGCCAGCTCTGCTGCTCCAGCAGCGCCCGCACGTGTGACGCCGCCCGTGAGAGCGCCCACGCCGCCTGCGGGCACGGGTGCAGCCCCTGACACCCGGACTCCCCAGGCAGCTTTCACGAGTACCACCAGCACCCTGACCGCCCTGCCTGCCCAGCCGCTTAGAGACGCCCGCGCCTCGGCCCGGATGGACGTGAAGGTGGCCCGGATGGGCGCGGACGCCACCCTGACGCTGCGTCTGACTTCCCCGGCGGGTCAGGCCTTGAGGGCTGACCTCAACAGCCTGCGCCTGTATGACGGTACGAAGGCGGTGAGCTATGTGATTCAGAAGACACCGCGCGGCCGACTGCTGCCGGTCGAGGTAACAGTGAAGGTCACCAATGCGCCCAAAGCGCTGCTGGTGTCCTGGCCCGTCACGGGGATCTACCCTGCCGGGCAGTACACCCTGAACACACCGGTCCAGGTGAACTGATGCGTCCGCTGCTGGCTGCTGGTGTTACGGCCCTGCTGCTGAGTGGCGGCGCGCAGGCCGCGTCGGGTGACAGCATCTGCCCGAACCTGCCCAACCTCCCCTTCCTGCCGTCGATCCCCTGCCTGGAACTGCCTCCCCTGCCCGGGCTGGGCGGGGTGGTCTCCCCGTCCATGCCGTCAGGCGCAATTCCCAGCACGGGGCAACTGCCACAGCCGCCGACCGTGAACGAGGGGGCGGCAAGGAACGCAGCGAAGTCCGGGGGGGAGACCGCCCCGGACTACTCGGCGCTCACGCGGTACCTGTTTCACTTCCCGGATATTCGCCTGGAAATCCTGCCCAAAGGCAAGGTGCCCTATCTGGCCGTGAACGACACTAAGAAGACGGGTGCGAATGAATGGCTGGTGCCCTACAGCCAGGAATCCGGCAGTCTCACGGCGGCCACGGGGATCCGTCAGGCCTGGCAGCGGTTCGAGGACCGCTACTACTGGCGGGCCAATGTTGAGCTGAACAATCCTGCGCTCTACATCACCAACTGCCTGCTTGACCTGAGCATTGGGCTGCAGACCAACGCAGTCAGGACCATAGTGACGGTCTCGCCCAGTGATGTTGCCAATCACAAGGACATCAATGGAAACTACCCGTTTAATTCACCAGACACCATTCAGATGGACTCTTACTTTCCTTGGCCACAGGTCAAAAAGAATGATTATTGTGCAGGGCTCAATTCCAATATCCTGCCCGAAATCCCATTGATGTATCTTCCAGGGATTTGCTTCTTGTTCTTTGGTGCACCAACAGGAGTGTGCATTGAAGGTGACCGGAGCAATATCACCAACCCTCTCGCACCTGCCCCTCTGTATTTCAATATGGCAGAAGCGCGAAAGCGCGTGGCCAACGCTGTCAAGAAGGCGCACACCGACTATCTGAAGGAATATCAGGACGATGTGGTGAAAGCCCTCTTCAACCAGAAGAACAAGTATTTCTTCCCCTTACCCTGGCACTCGCTGGTGCCTGGCGATGGAGCGGTTGTTGCGCCAGTGATGAATCAGAGCGTCACCCCCAAGCCAGTGACGGATCTGGGCACCTTGATCCGGCAGAAGTATCAGGGGCAGAACGAAACGAGGCTCTACGCGCTGAACAGCACCCCCTACTTGTTTCAGAGCGTCTACCGCAGCCCGACCCTGAGCCTTCACACACTTCCCAACAGGAAAGACGTCTTGGCGTCCCCGCCCGGCGTGTGGCTGTTTGAGGAGTACAAGCGGACCCTGCCCGTCACGAATCTGCCTTTCCAGGAACGAATTGGCTACGCGACCTTCTTCATGGCCTACAACGAAATGAAGGCCGCGCTGCTGCCCGAGAGCGTCACTGGGAAGGCGCTGCGGCCACTGCTCTATCAGGCCACAGGCATCCTTCAGGACGTCTTCTACGCTACCCCAGTTCCCCAGCCCATGCGAATCCCGGAGTACATGGCGGGGCTGCCCTATGCAGGCGTGCAGACCCGCTACGACTGGAAGTCTGTGCCTGAGGGGTACGGCATTCCGCGTGTGACTGGGGAGCCTGTCATCAAGTACGAGCAGGTGATCCGATGAACCCCCGTGCCGCTCTGGCGCTGGCCACCCTGTTTCTCGGGACGATGCAGGCCCAGTCCACTGGGCAGATCAGCAAGACCGTCATCTCTGATCCTGCTCAGGTCTTGCGTCTGATGCGCGGTGAGGTGACCATGCTGGGCAGTTCATTTCCCAATCCCACCTTCCAGAAAGGCGTGCTGACCAACCTGCGGTCACGCGCTGTTACGAAGCTCACGCTGCTGACCACGCAGGAGGGGCTGAAGAATATGGCCCCCCTGCGCGCCGCTGGAGCCGTGGTGTACTCCCTGCCCGCGGCTGGCGTGAACATGACCGGAAACATGACGCTGGTGGGCAGCGACACTGTCATCGTGCAGCAGGGCGCAAGGACCTGGACGATCTATCGCGGCGCGCAGATGGCCGCCCAAGTGCGGGGCAGCCTCAAGACGTACTTCACCTACGCCAAGAAGTTCTGATGTGGTGTTCTTGGCCGCCTTCGGGTCCTACGCGCTGCTCGCGCCCGTCTCGCCCCGCCTGGGCTGGCTGCTGGCCATCCAGGTGAACTTTGTCTTTCTGTTAAGTGCGTTTTGAAAGGGTAGGGTTGAGCCATCACGCGGCTGCCAGTCGACGGACCATCAGCCGGATCATGACCTGGAAGACGAGGTTTTCGGAGGTTTCTGGCAAGGCTTCGAAATCCCGACTCATCCGTCTTGACTTGCCCAGCCAGGCAAAGGTCCGCTCCACCACCCAACGTCGCTTCAGGACGACAAAGCCTTCCGGGATCTCGCTGGGTGGCGGAGGTCGATCCTTGCGTGCCCAGGTCCGCTCGTTGCCTGCCCAGGGATGTTTGACGACCTCCAGGGTCCAGCCCATGATCTGTTTGACGGCTGGGACTAATTTGCCTGTGTATCCAGCATCTGCCCAGACGTGCCGCATGCGAGGAAACACGTTGCGGACCTTCTCGAACAGACGGACCGCGCCCGCGCGGTCTTGAAGATCCGCTTCGTGCACCACCACACCCATCACCAGCCCCAGCGTGTCGACCAGCAGATGCCGCTTGCGCCCGTTGATCTTTTTGCCTCCGTCATACCCTCGAGGACCACCGGCCTCGGTGGTCCGTACCGATTGACTGTCAATAATCGCGGCACTGGGCGT
This window harbors:
- a CDS encoding type IV secretory system conjugative DNA transfer family protein, whose product is MIVSLPMFLLRVLMYYAAGLVAVFGLITGNVLWSVVAAGLGLFGTWFFAGKDARFRAMYNAHWATPQEIKDATVDFRKLSGSEVMLGFAYNKPLALRQGLAGRKEVGHVLVVGPSRTGKGLHASANLLNWRGSVVTIDIKGEFYNATAGFRAQEFGQEVYVLNPSTGAKSNQFDPFAERDTPEQLQATAEAILNPDADGSNSAFARRASFALVAMMMVAKEKNDAVLPFVRECLRMGAEKSLCMLEEMTTNPYVHENLVFFLSCLPSEYTWDGFSNDKFANNSWVNLISKMKYLLSQGIIEMTSGSDFKATDLLRKPTSLYMVFRESDLKYTVHSFSAVILAIIEAIIKEYDAHPNDEFEPIMFILDEAGRITVPMLDELISTVAGRGMIALVYVQALAQLTKRYTEEGADTIKANTHTKIYFTPKDEETAKYLSSNGGKYMIEDQRTSKGDESGSDTVGFTPRELITADEALKMEVGRCIIASNEFEYIAGYRMEPFVMPNFNKARRIPPPPVKDKAAAQRMAAPVKPKAEAPAPVGPANFDAVAQLGATLGLTLDDAPDLLADDDSADFACPRPVPPGAAQPTGVNQQFLEPED
- a CDS encoding IS5 family transposase, which produces MRDILDGIFYILRGGNAWRLMPHDLPPWQTVYGYHRNWRISGFWERLHTLLREQVRAQVGRDPTPSAAIIDSQSVRTTEAGGPRGYDGGKKINGRKRHLLVDTLGLVMGVVVHEADLQDRAGAVRLFEKVRNVFPRMRHVWADAGYTGKLVPAVKQIMGWTLEVVKHPWAGNERTWARKDRPPPPSEIPEGFVVLKRRWVVERTFAWLGKSRRMSRDFEALPETSENLVFQVMIRLMVRRLAAA